From one Malus sylvestris chromosome 1, drMalSylv7.2, whole genome shotgun sequence genomic stretch:
- the LOC126622009 gene encoding extradiol ring-cleavage dioxygenase-like has protein sequence MALKDTFYLSHGSPTLSIDESIPARKFLQSWKDTVYPHKPTSILIISGHWETAVPTVNSISGRHDTIYDFYGFPKSMYQIKYPAPGSPHLSNRVKQLLTSSDFGPAAVDGKRGLDHGAWVPLMLMYPEGDVPVFQLSVQTERDATYHYNMGRALAPLKEEGVLIVGSGSATHNLRALKRETKSNACTVPWALEFDTWIKEALLEGRYEDVNEYVEKAPHAKMAHPWPDHFYPLHVAVGAAGPDAKAKQIHDSWGLGALSYASYQFTSP, from the exons ATGGCATTGAAGGACACGTTCTACCTATCGCACGGATCCCCCACGCTCAGCATCGACGAGTCGATTCCGGCCAGAAAATTCCTCCAGTCTTGGAAGGACACGGTCTATCCTCACAAACCCACCTCCATTCTCATCATCTCAGGACACTGGGAGACCGCCGTCCCCACCGTCAACTCCATTTCCGGCCGCCACGACACCATCTACGACTTCTACGGCTTCCCCAAATCCATGTACCAGATCAAGTACCCTGCCCCCGGCTCGCCCCACCTCTCTAACCGCGTCAAGCAGCTGCTTACGTCGTCCGACTTCGGCCCCGCAGCTGTGGACGGTAAGCGGGGGCTCGACCACGGCGCATGGGTCCCGCTCATGTTGATGTACCCGGAGGGAGACGTACCGGTTTTCCAGTTGTCGGTTCAGACAGAGAGGGACGCCACCTACCACTACAACATGGGGAGGGCGCTGGCTCCCCTTAAGGAGGAGGGCGTCCTTATAGTGGGGTCAGGCAGCGCCACTCACAACTTAAGGGCGTTGAAGAGGGAGACAAAGAGCAATGCATGTACCGTCCCTTGGGCTCTCGAGTTTGACACATGGATC AAGGAAGCTCTTCTGGAAGGAAGGTACGAGGATGTGAACGAGTATGTGGAGAAGGCGCCGCATGCGAAAATGGCGCACCCTTGGCCGGATCACTTTTACCCGCTGCATGTAGCGGTGGGGGCTGCTGGTCCAGATGCAAAGGCTAAGCAAATCCACGACAGCTGGGGGCTCGGTGCTCTTTCGTATGCCTCCTATCAGTTTACATCGCCTTGA